The Planococcus halocryophilus nucleotide sequence AGGAACAGGAATAGGTGTCTTTCATTTTATCGGGTCTATGAGCATATTGGAAATGGTAATTTGGCAGTAAGTTGGAACTGGCGTTAAAATAGAGAGAAAATAAACTTAGAGAAAAATGCGGATTACACCGAAAATGTTTAAGATCGTATAAAAAAGGGGTTATAACTATGGGCTATGTAGAAGAATTGCGAAAAGTTGTCGGTCACAGACCACTAATATTAGTAGGTACCGTTGTCGTCCTTGTTGATCCAACTGGACGACTATTACTAGAAGAGCGGAAATTTCCAGAAGGTTTATGGGGACTTCCTGGTGGATTGATGGAACTGGGAGAATCTACAGAAGATACAGCAAAGCGAGAAGTTTTAGAGGAAACCGGTCTTCTTGTAGAAGAGTTGAAGTTAATTAATGTTTACTCAGGACCTAATCATTTTGTAGTGGCTAAAAATGGCGATGAGTACTACGTCGTCACAACCGCTTATTATTCAGATGACTACAATGGTGAATTAGTTGTTGATCAAGAAGAATCTTTAAGTTTTAAATTCTTTTCTCCAGAAGAGTTGCCTGGCAGATTAGTCGGCAGTCACCGAACCGTGATTAAAGAATTTCTTGAACATCACTATTCCGAATAGTCCTTAGCTAGAAACAGGAGTTCAAAGCAAAAAGGCACGATCATTTTAATAAGTGATCGTGTCTTTTTAGTTATAGAACTATCGAGAAAAATCGAATTTTACGCCGGTCAACTTTTCGGAAACGTCCCAAAGTTTTTGAGACACCACTGGATTGCGAGCAGATGCGTCAGGGGTATCAAGTGCTGGATAGCCTTTCCTACGCCCTTTGCCGTCTGGCCCGATGTATTCGCCGCCTTTGAGTTGCAAATCTGTCGCTGCATAAACCGTCGACAAAGCACCGAGTGCCGGTGGTTGCAAAATCGTGTGCATAAACGATTTCAAAAATTGAGGTGCATCTCGCTTTCCTATTTTGAAAATATTGGTCGCAGAAATACCAGGATGACAAGCAACGCTCAAGGTTGAGAAACCATGCTCCTTAAAGCGCTTATCCAACTCTTGCGCGAATAATAGATTCGCTAGTTTGCTCTGGCCGTAAAACTTCATCGCTTTATAACCTTTAGAGCCATCCAGGTTATCAAAGTCAATACGTGCGCCTTTATGGGCTAAACTGCTAAGTGACACGACACGAGAATGGGGTGTCTTTTTCAGCAAGGGCAACAACAGTCCCGTCAATGCAAAATGGCCAAGATGGTTACTGCCGAATTGGAGTTCAAATCCATCCTCTGTTTTCGAATAAGGCGGCCCTAAAACGCCTGCATTGTTGATCAACAAACTGAGAGAGTCAAACTGGCTTTGAAAATTCTTTGCAAATGCACGAACACTTACAAGATCCGCCAAATCTAGTTCCATCACGGACACCTGTGCTTCTGAATCGCTTTCGAGAATCACGTTACGGGCATTGTGACCTTTTTCTATATTGCGAACAGCCATCACGATATGTAGACCAAGGCTGGCAAGGACTTTGGCAGCTTCTAAGCCAATACCGCTATTGGCACCTGTAATAATAGCAATTTTTTCAGATAATTGTTCCAACCCATCAGCTCCTGAATAATCGACTTCGTACTCACCTAAAAATACCATGCCTTGCGCTAGGTAACAAATAACAGTGATCAGAAACTTAGATGCCTTACATATTTCTGTGTTAAAAGGGTAAAGATAGATTATCAAAGAGAAGTGGGAGCGATAAGATGGACAAAAATGAAAAACTCGCAGGGCTGGCTTTTCTACTGTTACTTGGCGGATTGGGTCTTGCCTCTCTGTTTATTGTGTTGTTTGCCGAATTGGCTGAAGAAGTGATGGAAAAAGAAGTAGGACTATTTGATAATTTTGTGATCCAGATAGTACAAGCAAGTTCGAGTGCAACAGTGGATACCATCATGTTCGTTTTTACTGAAATGGGATCTGTGTGGTTTTTAACCTTATCGTCCATTATCATTTTACTCGTATTAGGAGTGAAAATGAAAGATAAATGGGGCGTACTGTTTTTTATCATTGCCGTAGGTGGGGGATCTCTTTTAACCTTATTATTGAAGCATTTGTACCTCCGAGAACGTCCAAGTATCAACGAGGAAATAGATGCAATCGGTTATAGTTTTCCTAGCGGTCACTCAATGGGGTCGTTGATTTTTTATGGTTTTGTGATTTACCTAGTTATTCGAACGCGTCAGCAACCATGGATTCAGTGGCCAGCGACCGCTGTTTTGAGTTTACTTATTATTACGATTGGCACAAGTCGAATTTATTTGGGAGCGCATTTTCCAAGTGATGTGTTAGCAGGCTATATTGCCGGTCTCATTTGGTTGATGCTAAACCTAATTGCATTAGAATGGATTCAATGGCATAGCAAAAGTCCAGTGCCACCTGTTCGTGCACTTCGTCAACTACTCGGACCATTATACAAAATAATTCGCAAAAAAATTCCTTTTTTCTCAAAATAAAGTCGTATAATTTCCCGAAAAAAAACCGCGTGTGAAAGCTGAGAGGCAAGCAACATGCGGTTTTTACTATCTAATTATTGAACAGTCTCAAACGTACTTTTAATTTCTTCGTTACTAAAGTGACCCGTCTGGCTTTTTACTAATGTGCCATCTGAACCGATATAAACGGATGTGGGATAGCCAATTATGCCATATTCTTCAAAGAAAGTACCACCTTCATCTAACAAAACCGTAATATTTTCTGCATTTGGAAACCCTTCAAACCATTTTGCAAACGACGCGCTGCTTTTTTCTGCATTCGAGCTAGGAGATACGATCGTCAACACAGCGAAATCATTTTCTTCACCGGCTAACGTATTCAATTCCTCCATGCCACTTAAGCAAATCGAACACCAAGAAGCCCAAAACTTCACATACACTTTTTGCCCTGCATAATCAGCAAGGTTTTGCTGATTGCCTTCTAAATCCACTAATTCAAAAGAGGGTGCCAAGTTTTTAGCATTTTCTTCAGTTGAAGTGCATCCACCCACTACGAATAATAAAGCCAGCAGTAACATGATTTTTATCCACGCTTTCATCACAATCATCCTTTACTGTGAACGAGCTTAGCAAATCTTTGTACCCCCATCATATAGTGAACATGCGATAAAAGACATTAGATAACCTCGACAAGCCCCTCTTCACTTGAAGAGGGGTTTGTCTATTTCCACATCTACTCACTCGTTTTAATTTGTTGCCATGCATTCTTTCGAATGATCAAATCCGACACATAAAGTTGTTCAGTAGCGGTCTCAATAAATTCGCTACATTCTTTAATTGCCACTTTCTGACCCGAATCGATTTCATAACAGCTACCGTTGCCAGCTGGTGAAGTTAAATCAGGTTCGAAATACAAGTCTTCATATCGAAATGCACCGTCCCGAAATACAGTCAAATTGCTGGTTTCATCTAGTAAAGACTCTCCTAGCATGTGGGAAGGGGTAATCCCAACTATATCTAGAATCGTCGGTGCAATATCAATTTGTCCACCTACGCTGTCGACTGTTCCAGCTTCTGTTGAATTAGGTGGTTTGATAAAGAGGGGTACTTGGCGGTCGAGTTCAAATAATTCCATTTTAGTTTTAGCATCAAGTTCTTGTGCCATTTCACTTTCTTCTTGAGTGAGGCCGCTATCGTGGTCGCCATAAAAAACGATTAAAGAATCATCCCACATCCCTTTTTGTTTTAATTGTTCGATTATAGTGCCGACTGCGCCATCCACATAATGAACGGTTTCGTAATAGCCTTTTAATAATGGGTCTTCATAGCCGGTCAAATCCAATTCTTCGAAATTATCAGGAATGGTATATGGTGTATGGCTTGATAAGGCTACCATAAATGCAAAGTAAGGCTCTTTTAATTGTTCCGCAAGCTCTACAGAAGTAGTTAAGAAATCTTCATCGTTTACAGCCATACCAATATCCTGTTCGTCAGGAAAATCCGGACGACTAAAAAACTGATTAAAGCCAATATTTTTGTAAACTTCGTCCCGGTTCCAAAAATCTTTTTTGAATGCATGCATAGCGGCTGTATCGTAGCCTGCGTTTCTCAATAGCTCTGGTAAAGCGTCAAATTCATTTTCTGCTGCGTAGCGCGTATAAACAGATCCTGACTTTAATGAATAAAGCGAAGTCAGCGTAATGAATTCTGCGTCAGAAGTACGACCTTCATGTGTTTGGTGATAAAATGAAGGGAAAAATAACGCTTCTTTTTTCAAGGCATTTAAATGAGGTGTCAGTTCTTGTCCGTTAACTTGGTGATCAATTACAGAGGTTTGAAACGATTCTAATTGCACCACAATGATATTCGGTTTTTCTGAGTCAGATACAGTTGATGGTGTATCGGGTACAACTTTACGAATTCGTTGTTCATCTTCTTTGGTTAAACTACTCTCTTTGGAGAAAAAAGAACCAATGCCTTGAGCAAAATCTAATCCGTGATAACCCCAAAATCCAAGCTGATAATATTCACGCATATTTGAAATTGGCTCACCGACAAGCCACTCTTCTTCATTGCTATAACTCATGACTAACGGAATCACTACAAATGCAAGTCCTAATACAAAGCCAGCACCTGCAAAAACTTGTTTCCTTTTTTGTGTCACGGTTTCTTCTTTATGGCGAGTAGCAAAAAGGAATAACGAGAAGAACAGCAAATCGACAAAAAAGAGAAAGTCTTTCGCTTCGATTAATGTTAGAAATCCACCGCCGACATCACTCATTTGCGTAATATCGGAAAGGAGTACGATAGATAATAAATCATTGAAATAACGGTAATACCATAAGTCTGAGACTAATAAGGTACTATGCAAAAATAGCAACACAAGTAAAATCAAATTACGCTTTTTTCTATTTAATAATAAAGTCCAGCTAGATAAGACCACAATAGAAGCGAGATTGAGAACAAAGAAACTAAATGAAAAATGAGTAACAGCATACATGCTGAATAAAAATATTTTTGAAATGGATAGGATTAGGTAAATCCAATACTCCAGAAACTTCATTAGCCACCTCCAAATAAAATTTTCTGCTTTATTAATAATTTAAGACTGGATAAAACAGAGTTGTACTTTTTAATTACCACTCGATAGAAGAGTAGAAACATTATTAAGCGAGGGAGCGCGCAAGGTATACCGTTTAAACACAGGAGGACAGCGGGTACTTACTAATAGAAAGAAAAAGCAGCAGTAAGATTCGAAGAATGATCTAAAAGGGAGTGTTAGTTATGGAGTTATCTAAAAAAACCTCAAGTGAAAATGCGCTAGAAAATAAAGGATGCAAATATCCAGTCTTATCTGTTGGTCAAAACTTCACAGTAGATTTTGGAAAACAGCAATCACTTTATGGTAAATGGCAAGTTGTGGAAAATGATAAAGCCCCATTCTATATGTGCAGTCGGATTTTAGAAAATGGCAAAGTTTCTAAACGGAGATCTGCTGATCATCGTCGACAGTTTTTTGAAGCCGAAATTTATTATGCACTGACCAAAAAAGATTAAATAAAAATACAAAAAAAGTGAAACGACCACTCCTTAACCCACAGAGCGGTTGTTTTTGGTAAGAATAAATAAGTTATAGTAAAAAAGAGACAGTGTATTAAAATATATATAGATAATTTGCAATTTTGCTGTAATATGAAAGTATTACAGCAGAGGGCTAGGTGATACATAGGATGAAAGTCAAACAACAAGATATCGAAATACCATTTGGATTAGCACTACTTCCATTAGTCGTCATGATTTCCGTTATGGCACTCACCATTATTGTGTTCGAAGGAAGTCCACACGTACCTTTAGCAATAGGAGCAATCGTTGCCGGATTTATTGCTTGGCGTATGGGTTATAAATGGGAAACAATCGAAGAAGGAGCTTATAAAGGAATTCGGCTTGCGCTTCCTGCGATTATCATTATTATCGTAGTTGGGATGATTATTGCTTCATGGATTGGCGGCGGTATCATTGCCACAATGATTTATTACGGGCTACAGATTATTACACCTTCTCTATTTTTAATGACGATCTGTATTATTTGTGGAATTGTTGCACTTGCAATCGGTAGTTCATGGTCTACGATGGGAACAATCGGTGTTGCAGGAATGGGTATTGGCATTAGTATGGGTATTCCAGCTGCGATGGTAGCAGGAGCGGTTATCTCTGGGTCATATTTTGGCGATAAAATGTCACCTTTGTCAGATACGACAAATTTAGCTGCAGGTATTACAAGTACAAACTTATTTGAACATATTAAACATATGCTCTATACGACCGTTCCAGGTTTGATCATAGCATTGGTTGTTTACTTTTTCCTTGGTCGTCAATTTGCCGGGGCGGCGATTGATCAAGAGAATATCCAAGGAATACTATCATCATTGGAGAGCAACTTTTTAATTTCTCCTTGGTTACTGTTAGTACCCGCAATCATTATCGTATTAGTGGCATTTAAAGTGCCAGCATTACCTGCTTTATTAATTGGTGTTTTTCTTGGATTTATGTGCCAAATAGTTGTTCAAGGAGGCGACGTGGGAACTGCGGTTAACACGCTGCACGATGGCTTTGCTATTGCTTCTGGCAATGAAATGGTTGACGATTTGTTTAATCGTGGAGGCATTGCTTCGATGATGTTCACTGTTTCCTTAACTATTTTCGCAATGGTACTTGGAGGGATATTAGAACACACAGGTATGTTGAGAGCGATTGTTAACCAGATTTTGAAAGTAGCAAAATCTGCAGGTAGTTTAATCGCTGCGACAATTGTCTCTGCTTTTTTCACAAATGCAACCGCTTCCGAACAATACATTTCGATCCTGATTCCAGGGAGAATGTATGCAAGAGCTTATCAAGATAAAGGGCTACATTCGAAGAACCTTTCGCGTGCGCTTGAAGATGGAGGAACGTTAACATCTCCGTTTGTCCCATGGAATACATGTGGTGTGTTTATCTTGGCGACTTTAGCTGTTCATCCATTTGCTTATGCTCCGTATGCGGTATTAAATTACACGGTTCCGGTGATTGGTATTATAATGGGGCTAATTGGTTATAAAGTTCAATTTTTAACAAAAGATGAAGTAGCAGAACTGAAAGTAAAAGAACAAAGAATGAATAATGAAAACGAATTAACTGAAAGCGTTTAATTTTTCGTCATTTGATTAGTACAAAAAAGCGAGCTGTCTCTTTTGCAATTCAAAAGAGGCAGCTCGCTTTTTTTATGAAATGTATTATGTCAGAGCTTGTTCAGTTCCATATAATAGCCAAGGTGAAGGCAACTCAAAAGGATGATTATTTGGTAACGACTGCACTTGCACGGCGCTTAAGTCTATCCAAATAGATGGATTCGTTTTTACTTTTATACTTAACTCCAGTTGAGCCATTGAAATCGTTTCCCATAATCCAGGCTGGCTTAAAAGGTCATCCCATGAATAAATCACATGTAAGTAATACTCTCGCTTATAATCTTGTTTAGTGATCAACACTCGGTCTTGTTGTGGATTTTCAAAAAAAGACCATTGTGCAAAATTTTCCTCGGTAAATAGTTTTTCAGAAGCTGGAAATGCATAATAGCATTCATAAGGGAAAATAGCGCCCGTTTGGATATAAAGTTGCTCAATCCAAGCTTTCTTTTTTGAGAGATCGGTCACTTTTTCCCAAGCCCTTCCGCCAGTTTCGAGATGAGCAATGTCGGATGAAATCGCGCTATATAGTGTAGATAGTTCTGTGAGTCCAAGTTTATCCATAACACGCCGAGCTGATACATTATTGTGCTGTGTGTTTGCACCAATCCATTGGATATTTGGAAGTGTTAAGGTTTGCTCTATGATGAAGTTCATCAATTGTGTGGAAAGGTTATTTCCACGATACCGCAAATCACTGCGCATTCTGCCGAGCATGACATACTGTTTCGCGAAAATGGTATAACCACCGATGCTTACAAGTTGTTCATCAAAAAACAGTCCGTACATACGGCTAGAACCCTTTGATATTCTGTCATAAACGCGGAGGATATAGTCATCTTCTATCCCAGTGTTCATTTTTTCTAAATGATGAAGGTCCTGCAATTGTAATTGTCGAATCGATTTCTCCATAAAATCACCCCTTGCATATCTTGAAATAGCTACTTATTATTATATACAAAAAAGTCTAAAGTCAGCATGTTAAGTGTGGTCGCTCTAAACCAAGTAAGGGGTCCCATTATCTTTTAGCCTCATACATGTGTATAGTAGATAAAGTGAAAAAGACATGTAGATCATTCAACAACTTGCTGATTAAAGGAGATAAGCCAATTGGAAAAAAATATTATGGGTATTCAAGATAAACTATCTAAGGGTGACCATGTATTTTATTATGTAGAAGATACTGATTGCTATATTGATAATGCGATTTCTTATATTAAAGATGGTATAGAGCATGGAGATCAAGTTCTATTCGTTGAAAATGAACGTCTCTATCCCAAAATATTGGAGCGTCTAGAAACTCTTTTTTCTGAAGAACAGTTAAAGAACGTTCATTATATAAATAATTTCACGTTTTATTGGCGCAATGGAAATTTTCATCCACCGACTATTTTGGATTATTTCTCTACTTTGATTAATCCATTTCTAGTGAACGAGCTGAGCTTCCGAACCTGGGGGCATATAGAGTGGCGAGATGATGTAGAAATCTTCAAAAATATTCAGGAGTATGAGGTTGCTATTGAACAGCTAGTTCCAGAAATGAATGCGATTTCTGTATGTGCTTATGATGCTTCTCGACTATCGAAATCACTTAAAGAATCCTTATTAAACTGTCATGGTTTCTTCATGACGGACGATAAAATCGCTCCTATAATAAAATAGTTGAATTTAGTAAGACCAAACCTAAGGAGCTTTTCCATTGAAATATTGTGGGAAGGCTCTTTTTGATATGCAAATTTCAAAGGAAACAAATCATTCCTGCTGTTTTTAGAATATTGACAATACTTCGTAAAGGAATACTATATTAAGTAATAGTTTTTATAGCGTCAGTGATTTGTAACAACAAAGAAGTTTTCCGAGTAAAAAAGGGGAGAGATCGAAATGACTAAACTTAGAAACTATCATTTCGGCTCGATAATCGATGGCAAAGAATTAGATAAAGGCGAGCGTACTGAAATCGCAATCCACAATCCATACAATGCTGAAGTACTTGGAAAGATTTTATACGCGACACTACAAGATGCGGAGAATGCGGTTACTAGCGCACATCGCGTCTATACGAAAACAATGAAGAAGATGCCTATAAATAGACGGGCTGAAATTTTGAGGAAAACAGCGGACTTGCTTGAAAGTGAAAAGGAACAATTTGCGCATCTATTAACTTTAGAAGGAGGCAAGCCTATTAAGGCTAGTCGCCTCGATGTAGCTCATGCTGCTCAAGTGCTACGTTTTGTATCACAAGCTATAAAATCAATCTACGAAGAACGAGTTACATTAAACCAAGTGACTGGAGAAAGTCATCTAGGTATGGTCAAACGGGTGTCGCTTGGCGTAATAGCTATAAGTCTGCCCGTTAACTATCCATTAACATTGCTGTTATATAAAATGGCTCCCGCAATTGCGGCAGGAAACACCATCGTCTTGAATCCCACCGAGACGACCGTCTATTCGACCGGACTGCTTTATCGATTGTTTGAAAAAGCAGGTATGCCAAAAGGGGTTATTAATATTATCGCAGGACCCAATCAAAGTTTAGTAGGGAATTTAATGAATCACCCAAAAGTTAAAATTGTGATATGTACTAAAAGCAGTGTTGAGAGTTGGAAAGAAAAAGACATCATCAAAAAGAAAAAGATTCTGTTGGATTTCAAAACGAAGAACCCAACAATTATCTTTGATGAAGCTGATTTGGATTTTGCGATTAACACCATTGTAAATGCAGGTTTACTACACACGGATCGGTCAATTATGTGTGCGCAGCATGTTTTCGTGCAAAAAGGAATATATGAAAAGTTTCTAGAAGAGCTCATTAAAAAAGTACAAACACTTAAAATAGGAAATCCACTAGATGACGCAATAGATATTGGGCCCATGATTACATTAACAGCTGCAGAAAAAGCAGAAACATGGATTAGGAATATGATTGAAAAAGGAGCGATTGTATTAGTAGGTGGCAGTCGTCATCATACAATGATGGAACCAACCATAATTAGTGGTGTAACAGCAGATAGCACAGTAGCTCGTGGAATTACATTTGCCCCAATTATTAGTGTTATGCCTTTTCATACAAAACAAGACGTGATGTCCTACATGAATGTGCCGGAATCTGTTTTACATGCAGGTATATTTACAAAAAACAGCAAAGGAACGACACGTAAAGAAGAAATCAATCTAGCTATTGAAGAAATGACAACGATAAAGCTGATTGGCAATAATCACTTGTAAGGTTTAAACAGTGCGTTTAAAAATCCATTTTAAAAGGAGAATGATCATGATTAAAAAATTATTTCCTTACTTAAACTTTGATGGCAATGGCAGAGAAGCCGCCCATTTTTATACGGAAGTGTTAGGTGGAGAGCTAATAAGCCTAATGACGTTCGGTGATGCAAATGAAGGAGATATGGATGGCATGCCAGATGAAGCAAAAGATTTGGTGATGAATGCTCAAATCGATTTGAAAAATGGAGATATGTTGATGATTTCAGATGTAGTACCAGGTCTTGGAATGTCAACATTTAAACAAGGAAACAATATATCCGTAACCTTGTTTTTAGACAGTATTGAAGAAGGGCGAACTATTTTTAATAAGTTGGCTGAAGGTGGTAATATCTTAATGGAGTTGCAGGAAACTTTCTGGACGCCATTATACGGAAGCTTGACTGATAAATTTGGAATCGACTGGCAAATCTCAGTTGAAAGTGAAACAACTTAAAAGTGCTCGTCAAATACAAAGATGGACAATGAGGAGAACCTTTAAAGTTGAAATTTAAACAGTCTATGAACAAAAGAAGAAAGACTTGCATTCTTAGGTTGAAAGCCACTATAATATAGAACATTGATTCACTATAAAAAGAACAATTTATTCGCTTTTTCGTAGTTTTTATTGAAAAGAAATTACATTCTGATAAATAGTCTTAAGGTGACGTGCAAATGCACGCCCTTTTTTTGTGGCATGAACAAAATAGTTTGGCTGAGGCTTGCCTCAGGATTGGAGTTTGGTTATGAATAAATGGATGAGATTATTAATTATTTTTATTTCCTCAATCGTTCTCGGTGTT carries:
- a CDS encoding GNAT family N-acetyltransferase, with the translated sequence MEKSIRQLQLQDLHHLEKMNTGIEDDYILRVYDRISKGSSRMYGLFFDEQLVSIGGYTIFAKQYVMLGRMRSDLRYRGNNLSTQLMNFIIEQTLTLPNIQWIGANTQHNNVSARRVMDKLGLTELSTLYSAISSDIAHLETGGRAWEKVTDLSKKKAWIEQLYIQTGAIFPYECYYAFPASEKLFTEENFAQWSFFENPQQDRVLITKQDYKREYYLHVIYSWDDLLSQPGLWETISMAQLELSIKVKTNPSIWIDLSAVQVQSLPNNHPFELPSPWLLYGTEQALT
- a CDS encoding NUDIX hydrolase, translated to MGYVEELRKVVGHRPLILVGTVVVLVDPTGRLLLEERKFPEGLWGLPGGLMELGESTEDTAKREVLEETGLLVEELKLINVYSGPNHFVVAKNGDEYYVVTTAYYSDDYNGELVVDQEESLSFKFFSPEELPGRLVGSHRTVIKEFLEHHYSE
- a CDS encoding aldehyde dehydrogenase family protein, which produces MTKLRNYHFGSIIDGKELDKGERTEIAIHNPYNAEVLGKILYATLQDAENAVTSAHRVYTKTMKKMPINRRAEILRKTADLLESEKEQFAHLLTLEGGKPIKASRLDVAHAAQVLRFVSQAIKSIYEERVTLNQVTGESHLGMVKRVSLGVIAISLPVNYPLTLLLYKMAPAIAAGNTIVLNPTETTVYSTGLLYRLFEKAGMPKGVINIIAGPNQSLVGNLMNHPKVKIVICTKSSVESWKEKDIIKKKKILLDFKTKNPTIIFDEADLDFAINTIVNAGLLHTDRSIMCAQHVFVQKGIYEKFLEELIKKVQTLKIGNPLDDAIDIGPMITLTAAEKAETWIRNMIEKGAIVLVGGSRHHTMMEPTIISGVTADSTVARGITFAPIISVMPFHTKQDVMSYMNVPESVLHAGIFTKNSKGTTRKEEINLAIEEMTTIKLIGNNHL
- a CDS encoding phosphatase PAP2 family protein yields the protein MDKNEKLAGLAFLLLLGGLGLASLFIVLFAELAEEVMEKEVGLFDNFVIQIVQASSSATVDTIMFVFTEMGSVWFLTLSSIIILLVLGVKMKDKWGVLFFIIAVGGGSLLTLLLKHLYLRERPSINEEIDAIGYSFPSGHSMGSLIFYGFVIYLVIRTRQQPWIQWPATAVLSLLIITIGTSRIYLGAHFPSDVLAGYIAGLIWLMLNLIALEWIQWHSKSPVPPVRALRQLLGPLYKIIRKKIPFFSK
- a CDS encoding MEDS domain-containing protein; translated protein: MEKNIMGIQDKLSKGDHVFYYVEDTDCYIDNAISYIKDGIEHGDQVLFVENERLYPKILERLETLFSEEQLKNVHYINNFTFYWRNGNFHPPTILDYFSTLINPFLVNELSFRTWGHIEWRDDVEIFKNIQEYEVAIEQLVPEMNAISVCAYDASRLSKSLKESLLNCHGFFMTDDKIAPIIK
- a CDS encoding oxidoreductase produces the protein MVFLGEYEVDYSGADGLEQLSEKIAIITGANSGIGLEAAKVLASLGLHIVMAVRNIEKGHNARNVILESDSEAQVSVMELDLADLVSVRAFAKNFQSQFDSLSLLINNAGVLGPPYSKTEDGFELQFGSNHLGHFALTGLLLPLLKKTPHSRVVSLSSLAHKGARIDFDNLDGSKGYKAMKFYGQSKLANLLFAQELDKRFKEHGFSTLSVACHPGISATNIFKIGKRDAPQFLKSFMHTILQPPALGALSTVYAATDLQLKGGEYIGPDGKGRRKGYPALDTPDASARNPVVSQKLWDVSEKLTGVKFDFSR
- the nhaC gene encoding Na+/H+ antiporter NhaC, with the translated sequence MKVKQQDIEIPFGLALLPLVVMISVMALTIIVFEGSPHVPLAIGAIVAGFIAWRMGYKWETIEEGAYKGIRLALPAIIIIIVVGMIIASWIGGGIIATMIYYGLQIITPSLFLMTICIICGIVALAIGSSWSTMGTIGVAGMGIGISMGIPAAMVAGAVISGSYFGDKMSPLSDTTNLAAGITSTNLFEHIKHMLYTTVPGLIIALVVYFFLGRQFAGAAIDQENIQGILSSLESNFLISPWLLLVPAIIIVLVAFKVPALPALLIGVFLGFMCQIVVQGGDVGTAVNTLHDGFAIASGNEMVDDLFNRGGIASMMFTVSLTIFAMVLGGILEHTGMLRAIVNQILKVAKSAGSLIAATIVSAFFTNATASEQYISILIPGRMYARAYQDKGLHSKNLSRALEDGGTLTSPFVPWNTCGVFILATLAVHPFAYAPYAVLNYTVPVIGIIMGLIGYKVQFLTKDEVAELKVKEQRMNNENELTESV
- a CDS encoding VOC family protein, translated to MIKKLFPYLNFDGNGREAAHFYTEVLGGELISLMTFGDANEGDMDGMPDEAKDLVMNAQIDLKNGDMLMISDVVPGLGMSTFKQGNNISVTLFLDSIEEGRTIFNKLAEGGNILMELQETFWTPLYGSLTDKFGIDWQISVESETT
- a CDS encoding TlpA family protein disulfide reductase, yielding MKAWIKIMLLLALLFVVGGCTSTEENAKNLAPSFELVDLEGNQQNLADYAGQKVYVKFWASWCSICLSGMEELNTLAGEENDFAVLTIVSPSSNAEKSSASFAKWFEGFPNAENITVLLDEGGTFFEEYGIIGYPTSVYIGSDGTLVKSQTGHFSNEEIKSTFETVQ
- a CDS encoding LTA synthase family protein, coding for MKFLEYWIYLILSISKIFLFSMYAVTHFSFSFFVLNLASIVVLSSWTLLLNRKKRNLILLVLLFLHSTLLVSDLWYYRYFNDLLSIVLLSDITQMSDVGGGFLTLIEAKDFLFFVDLLFFSLFLFATRHKEETVTQKRKQVFAGAGFVLGLAFVVIPLVMSYSNEEEWLVGEPISNMREYYQLGFWGYHGLDFAQGIGSFFSKESSLTKEDEQRIRKVVPDTPSTVSDSEKPNIIVVQLESFQTSVIDHQVNGQELTPHLNALKKEALFFPSFYHQTHEGRTSDAEFITLTSLYSLKSGSVYTRYAAENEFDALPELLRNAGYDTAAMHAFKKDFWNRDEVYKNIGFNQFFSRPDFPDEQDIGMAVNDEDFLTTSVELAEQLKEPYFAFMVALSSHTPYTIPDNFEELDLTGYEDPLLKGYYETVHYVDGAVGTIIEQLKQKGMWDDSLIVFYGDHDSGLTQEESEMAQELDAKTKMELFELDRQVPLFIKPPNSTEAGTVDSVGGQIDIAPTILDIVGITPSHMLGESLLDETSNLTVFRDGAFRYEDLYFEPDLTSPAGNGSCYEIDSGQKVAIKECSEFIETATEQLYVSDLIIRKNAWQQIKTSE